Proteins encoded together in one Orrella marina window:
- a CDS encoding D-amino acid dehydrogenase, which translates to MKVVVLGSGIVGTSSAWWLREAGHDVVVIDRETGVAQETSFANGGQISVSYAEPWANPQAPLKLLKWLTKDDAPLLFRPQFDWRQWIWGLAFLRECLPSRLVPNIEAMVRLAQYSHETLKLMRESLQIDYKHLELGILNFYRDPKEFEGSQKAADVMRDFGVDRRVITADEVVQIEPALAAHRASIVGGDFTATDESGDARVFTQELAERAESKGVKFMFSTRITRVICENGRAAAVEIIRDDGSYGRVDADAFVVSLGSFTPQLMRPLGVHCLIYPTKGYSATFPILDPDAAPKVSLTDSLNKVVFSRLGNELRMAGTAELSGYSRTLNPARCTRMSELARELFPEILDFDNVRYWSGLRPSTPSNVPLIGRTRIPNLYLNTGHGTLGWTMGVGSGRALADIVNGQKPEPEFPFVGI; encoded by the coding sequence ATGAAGGTTGTCGTACTTGGCAGTGGGATTGTGGGCACCAGCTCCGCTTGGTGGCTTCGTGAAGCCGGCCATGATGTGGTGGTCATTGATCGCGAGACGGGAGTCGCCCAGGAAACCTCTTTTGCCAATGGTGGGCAGATATCTGTTTCGTATGCGGAGCCCTGGGCGAATCCGCAGGCGCCTCTCAAGTTGCTCAAGTGGCTCACCAAAGATGACGCACCTCTGCTATTCAGACCACAGTTCGACTGGCGGCAATGGATCTGGGGTCTGGCGTTTTTGCGGGAGTGTTTGCCGTCACGACTGGTTCCGAATATCGAGGCGATGGTCAGACTTGCGCAGTACAGTCATGAGACACTCAAATTGATGCGCGAATCTCTGCAGATCGATTACAAGCACCTCGAGCTCGGAATTCTGAATTTTTATCGGGATCCCAAGGAGTTTGAGGGGTCTCAGAAGGCCGCCGACGTGATGCGGGATTTTGGTGTTGACCGCAGGGTGATCACAGCTGACGAAGTTGTTCAGATTGAGCCTGCACTGGCTGCGCATCGCGCATCAATTGTGGGTGGCGATTTCACTGCCACAGACGAGAGCGGTGATGCCAGGGTCTTCACACAGGAACTCGCCGAGAGGGCTGAGTCTAAAGGTGTGAAATTTATGTTCTCGACACGAATCACGCGGGTGATCTGCGAGAACGGACGTGCGGCAGCTGTCGAGATTATTCGTGATGATGGTAGTTATGGGCGGGTCGATGCTGATGCATTCGTGGTTAGTCTGGGGAGTTTCACTCCTCAACTGATGCGCCCACTCGGTGTTCACTGCCTGATCTATCCGACCAAAGGTTATTCAGCCACGTTTCCGATTCTTGATCCTGATGCAGCACCCAAGGTCAGCCTCACGGACAGCTTGAACAAGGTGGTTTTCTCCCGTCTTGGCAACGAGCTGCGCATGGCTGGCACTGCGGAGCTTTCAGGATATTCGAGAACGCTCAATCCAGCTCGTTGCACAAGGATGTCAGAACTGGCCCGGGAACTATTTCCCGAAATTCTTGACTTTGACAATGTCAGATACTGGTCCGGGCTTCGTCCGTCCACTCCCTCTAACGTACCGCTGATCGGTAGGACACGAATTCCCAATCTGTATCTCAACACTGGACACGGGACGCTGGGCTGGACGATGGGCGTGGGGTCGGGCAGAGCTCTGGCAGACATCGTCAACGGGCAGAAGCCCGAACCGGAATTTCCGTTTGTAGGAATCTGA
- a CDS encoding ATPase, T2SS/T4P/T4SS family — protein MRAFSQSRHTALSDVDRTVRWCEYRDLPELQSGQFVSVMHRLDVDSSQLADRMCAVQLPSQECVILVLPEYLHDDGVLALRIAMGQVGLRLAARSVVTVPASVLSAIARKGRIEQRAGVSQSRLKTGSTSGHVLFSLLDDLLGWAVRHDASDVHIGVFRGQAHADVAFSVRGVLVRPVQFAKLSIEIMHEMLSVAWMRVQGGNGAVFEPQYEQQGRLERLVGGSRVSLRWASIVSHKGPSVTLRLLQRERSVATTDLSGLGYSEPQLQCLYRARLSTGGAVLLAGSVGSGKSTTLAALIRSLPPERKVITLEDPVEFDLPNAIQCGITAFGDGESDRARFDIKLQALKRSAANDVLIGEIRDQGSARALADLLLAGTNVYSTVHAGSALQIVPRLCSPTLGVSPDLLAVPGVLKLLVYQTLLNALCVECCLDHSQWLSEGERTCPLGMPITHDHAAAWLEMIEGCLQIDRSQFRFRHPQGCSRCQPLLAVSDSGMSGRHPDGEVRAQVSCASGHHSTGYRGSLMAAEFIEPARIVHFWSWIQSLSRMTDVREQARHQSWIDEQQKASEMAKIYVSQGLLDPREYVLRFGSA, from the coding sequence ATGAGGGCTTTTTCTCAATCTCGCCATACTGCTTTGAGTGATGTGGACCGGACCGTTCGATGGTGCGAGTACAGGGATCTTCCTGAATTGCAGTCTGGTCAGTTTGTTTCAGTAATGCACAGACTCGACGTCGACAGCAGTCAACTCGCAGACAGAATGTGCGCAGTACAGTTGCCAAGTCAGGAATGCGTCATTCTTGTCCTGCCCGAGTATTTGCATGACGACGGTGTCCTGGCCTTGCGCATTGCGATGGGACAGGTTGGGCTCAGACTCGCGGCAAGATCCGTGGTCACTGTGCCAGCGTCCGTGCTTAGTGCGATTGCTCGCAAAGGGCGCATCGAACAACGTGCGGGTGTCTCGCAGTCTCGTCTCAAAACCGGCTCTACCTCAGGGCATGTCCTGTTCAGTCTGCTCGACGATTTGCTTGGCTGGGCAGTCAGGCATGACGCCAGTGACGTCCATATTGGCGTATTCCGAGGTCAGGCGCATGCAGATGTTGCCTTCAGCGTACGTGGTGTCCTGGTGCGTCCAGTGCAATTTGCCAAGCTCTCAATAGAGATCATGCACGAAATGTTGTCAGTTGCATGGATGCGGGTCCAGGGGGGTAACGGCGCAGTGTTCGAACCTCAGTACGAACAGCAGGGGCGTCTTGAACGATTGGTTGGTGGTAGTCGGGTTAGTTTGAGGTGGGCGTCAATTGTGAGTCACAAAGGACCGAGCGTTACGCTTCGTCTGTTACAGCGGGAACGAAGTGTGGCGACGACTGATCTGAGTGGTCTTGGGTACTCAGAGCCTCAACTTCAGTGTCTTTACCGTGCGCGGCTTTCGACGGGAGGAGCGGTCCTGCTTGCTGGCTCAGTTGGTAGTGGAAAGTCCACCACGCTGGCAGCATTGATTCGTAGTCTGCCGCCGGAACGCAAGGTGATCACGCTGGAGGATCCAGTGGAGTTTGATCTGCCCAACGCGATTCAGTGCGGTATCACTGCGTTCGGTGACGGCGAATCAGATCGTGCTCGATTCGATATCAAACTTCAGGCTCTTAAGCGCAGTGCGGCTAATGATGTGCTGATAGGGGAGATCAGGGATCAAGGTAGTGCGCGGGCTCTCGCTGATCTCCTCTTGGCGGGAACCAATGTCTATTCGACTGTGCATGCGGGCTCTGCATTACAGATTGTTCCAAGACTGTGCTCGCCCACCCTGGGTGTCTCACCCGACCTCCTGGCTGTTCCAGGAGTTCTCAAGTTGTTGGTTTATCAGACATTGCTCAACGCACTTTGTGTCGAGTGCTGCCTGGATCATTCGCAATGGTTGAGTGAGGGTGAGCGGACCTGCCCGCTTGGGATGCCGATCACTCATGATCATGCTGCTGCATGGCTGGAAATGATTGAGGGGTGTCTTCAGATAGACCGCAGTCAGTTCCGGTTTCGACACCCTCAAGGATGTTCGCGATGCCAGCCACTACTTGCCGTTTCTGATTCGGGCATGTCTGGCAGGCACCCGGATGGTGAGGTTCGTGCCCAGGTTTCATGCGCTAGCGGGCATCATTCGACTGGATATCGAGGTAGCCTGATGGCTGCAGAGTTCATCGAGCCTGCTCGGATCGTGCACTTCTGGTCCTGGATCCAGAGCTTGTCCCGGATGACAGACGTTCGTGAGCAAGCTCGTCATCAATCTTGGATCGATGAGCAGCAAAAGGCTTCTGAAATGGCGAAAATCTATGTCAGTCAAGGTCTACTTGACCCCCGGGAGTATGTTTTGCGATTCGGAAGTGCCTGA
- a CDS encoding extracellular solute-binding protein, whose protein sequence is MRNLIATSAVMIGGAVIPVHAVEIEVWHSLTGPNRTAFEALVSDFNKQAKGASVDLTRFSSQQDLVEAAQKAIKGDRKKPDLVQLHDTHAPEVIAQHKEVLPLYRLLSKYPIKDASWFLEKTTSFVRDSKGRLLAFPFMAEVPVMFYNTDAYRSAGLDINKPADTWADLQHHLLELRNVGNYQCPYASAQQVNVHLENLAPVNGELYLKPDNGLTNAKNLSFNFGTLYMRHLSLMVSWKKTDLLIMSTDDSEPDRAFAEGRCAVLTTTSSALGTLRPSGVRFGVAPVPYYPQETKTPGAPFVGGGALWLLSGQSADRNKASAEFLAFLATPVIAARWHQQTGFLPLTDAAFRASDVAFYDRAPGAREFIEKMHKTHNKDSRGFRAPHYPRARAILNTGFNRAINDEAPPMSALQEAKAPAERMINTGK, encoded by the coding sequence ATGCGCAATTTGATTGCTACATCCGCAGTCATGATCGGTGGTGCAGTCATTCCCGTACATGCGGTCGAGATCGAGGTCTGGCACTCCCTGACCGGACCGAATCGTACGGCCTTTGAGGCACTGGTTTCTGATTTCAACAAGCAGGCCAAAGGTGCTTCGGTTGATCTGACTCGTTTCTCCAGCCAGCAGGACTTGGTTGAGGCGGCCCAGAAAGCCATCAAGGGAGATCGCAAGAAGCCTGATCTTGTGCAATTGCACGATACACATGCACCGGAAGTGATTGCTCAGCACAAGGAGGTGTTGCCTCTTTACCGGCTTCTGTCCAAGTATCCGATCAAGGATGCCTCCTGGTTCCTCGAGAAAACGACTTCTTTTGTGAGAGACTCGAAAGGACGGCTGCTGGCGTTCCCTTTTATGGCTGAAGTTCCGGTCATGTTCTACAACACGGACGCTTACCGAAGTGCCGGGCTGGACATTAACAAACCGGCAGACACCTGGGCCGATCTGCAGCATCATTTGCTTGAGCTGCGCAATGTCGGCAATTATCAGTGTCCATACGCCTCGGCCCAGCAAGTCAATGTCCATCTTGAAAACCTGGCTCCTGTTAACGGGGAGCTTTATCTCAAGCCGGATAACGGGTTGACCAATGCAAAGAATCTGAGCTTTAACTTTGGCACCTTGTACATGCGGCATCTTTCGCTAATGGTGTCCTGGAAGAAAACAGATCTGCTGATCATGAGTACCGATGATAGCGAGCCGGACCGTGCATTTGCTGAAGGGCGATGTGCCGTCCTGACCACGACCTCATCTGCGTTGGGAACACTGCGCCCGTCGGGCGTGCGCTTTGGTGTGGCGCCTGTACCCTATTATCCTCAAGAGACCAAGACCCCAGGTGCCCCATTCGTGGGTGGTGGCGCTCTGTGGCTGTTGAGTGGTCAGTCGGCAGACCGAAACAAGGCTTCTGCGGAGTTTCTTGCTTTTTTAGCGACACCTGTAATTGCAGCCAGATGGCATCAGCAGACAGGTTTTCTGCCGTTGACTGATGCTGCTTTCCGAGCATCAGATGTGGCTTTTTACGATCGTGCGCCCGGCGCACGTGAGTTCATCGAGAAGATGCATAAGACTCATAACAAGGATAGCCGCGGATTTCGTGCGCCCCACTATCCCCGCGCGCGTGCAATCTTGAATACGGGCTTTAACCGTGCGATTAACGATGAGGCCCCACCTATGTCAGCCTTGCAGGAAGCGAAAGCTCCAGCTGAGCGGATGATCAACACTGGTAAGTAA
- a CDS encoding type II secretion system protein GspD, translating to MRPLSMLSLTFACVLSACGLDQDLAQSQNTIEVAKSQMAMARETFNEPRASEGAQIVSKPWVSGKPVALASEVTMPEALRTQLKTTLVFQDKRGSLQQVANRIALATSIPVRVLPDALLPAHHFMPRLQGLESVQHLSQPMQRQMPSGTFPLATILDVVAAEHDVHWRYTSRGIEFYRTQTRVFDVRALTLSAASEMKLGRGGSSASEGFQSAAQTTLTLDREPVLDAIRHRLEPFLTRAGNVSAQAGSLTSIVVTDTPAALESIATYLEAINRSMSLRVRLVFEEMTVTQKAGQEQGLDWSLAFAHGLMAVGGGNHSTGSAPAVMQANASAGMISASLTVKALADYANVLRHTVVPVVTLNRRPVTHAVRSTFTYVDQVQALSSTTRKGEESVNQPGVAVSQKRETTGAFLTLVPDVQDDGQILLSVAYDNTVAMPLKALQFGSERNSYQIQQLTVHGSGTVQQVALRPGSPVLIAGFEEREEQNEGSRLAPDMPRATGGHDRLAKQQRMTLIFVTAQIEEGL from the coding sequence ATGCGTCCTCTCTCGATGCTCAGCCTGACTTTTGCATGCGTCTTAAGCGCATGCGGACTTGACCAGGATCTCGCTCAGAGTCAAAACACCATCGAAGTCGCCAAGTCCCAGATGGCGATGGCGCGTGAAACTTTCAACGAACCACGTGCGAGCGAGGGGGCTCAGATTGTCTCCAAGCCATGGGTGTCCGGAAAGCCAGTCGCACTGGCTAGTGAAGTGACTATGCCAGAGGCTTTGCGCACTCAGTTAAAGACAACTCTTGTTTTTCAGGACAAGCGAGGTTCGCTACAACAAGTTGCGAACAGGATCGCGCTTGCGACATCGATTCCAGTCAGAGTTCTGCCTGATGCACTGCTGCCTGCTCATCACTTCATGCCCAGATTGCAAGGCCTGGAGTCGGTTCAGCATTTGTCGCAGCCGATGCAAAGGCAGATGCCAAGTGGAACATTCCCACTGGCTACTATCCTGGATGTTGTGGCCGCCGAGCACGATGTTCACTGGCGCTATACCTCACGCGGCATTGAGTTCTATCGAACTCAGACCCGTGTGTTCGATGTGAGGGCTCTAACCCTTTCAGCGGCAAGCGAGATGAAGCTCGGACGTGGTGGGTCGTCTGCCAGCGAGGGCTTTCAAAGTGCCGCTCAGACGACGTTGACTCTGGATCGAGAACCCGTTCTGGATGCGATCAGGCATCGTCTGGAGCCGTTTCTGACCCGAGCAGGTAATGTCTCGGCCCAGGCGGGATCCTTGACATCTATTGTCGTGACCGATACGCCAGCGGCACTAGAGTCGATCGCGACTTATCTCGAAGCAATTAATCGATCGATGAGCCTGCGGGTCAGACTTGTATTTGAGGAGATGACCGTTACTCAGAAGGCGGGACAGGAGCAAGGCCTTGACTGGTCTCTGGCGTTTGCGCACGGTCTCATGGCTGTCGGCGGGGGCAATCACTCAACTGGTTCTGCGCCTGCAGTCATGCAAGCAAATGCGAGCGCCGGGATGATAAGCGCCAGCTTGACGGTAAAAGCATTGGCCGACTATGCCAACGTATTGCGTCACACGGTGGTTCCAGTCGTCACACTTAACCGACGACCAGTGACTCACGCAGTTCGATCCACTTTCACGTATGTGGATCAGGTTCAGGCTCTCTCAAGCACCACTCGCAAGGGTGAGGAAAGCGTGAATCAGCCCGGGGTAGCTGTCAGCCAGAAACGTGAGACAACCGGGGCGTTCCTGACGCTCGTGCCAGATGTCCAGGACGATGGGCAGATTCTGCTCTCTGTGGCCTATGACAACACAGTTGCGATGCCGCTCAAAGCACTACAGTTTGGCAGCGAACGTAATTCCTATCAAATTCAGCAGCTGACCGTCCACGGAAGCGGGACCGTCCAGCAGGTTGCGTTGCGTCCAGGTAGCCCCGTTCTGATTGCGGGTTTTGAAGAGCGAGAAGAGCAGAATGAGGGTAGTCGGCTCGCTCCCGATATGCCCCGAGCAACAGGTGGGCACGACCGACTGGCCAAACAGCAGCGAATGACGTTGATTTTTGTCACTGCCCAGATCGAGGAGGGACTCTGA
- a CDS encoding type 4b pilus protein PilO2 — protein sequence MDAIETTTSVTDPGWTWHEYAPGCRVLHCPGKRQYWVFGLKWLPTVGARSRKLLLRQLRRERIRWWAGPQTGAGTVGFLPHAPKGSIREAHGHSAAVQYASQRPVGAHMLILRLQGGRHWVVAVSEGNVLSQTDCWVDSQEQVQDIESSIRQRFINLQIDQHDLPESDLSSASALDFLRNPRADSRATLRRLRTFPAKWILLLALVTLCLIAWVRWAPSVDGRGSHRESAHHQLHIPPNEKAVIELITPADVSRVAQIWNGLPVDPPGWLLERVFCDWGLRTVDCRAIYSRQAPGVTNLHLSSVVEAGWQIVPSSIDRTEAVRSLPYRPRRLRHDELSSQPVEKEAGSGWLTSLQDLSAFTYSIELSQPVPVIDLISANVADELGSHSQTDGTGAYDGDGRPASSLPAQRLQRRMIRLSLPLRHLSRVESLPVLVRWKSMHLEVLSPSLEQSRTTRLRAYLEGDLIDVS from the coding sequence GTGGATGCCATAGAGACCACGACCTCCGTCACGGATCCGGGTTGGACCTGGCACGAGTACGCACCTGGTTGCAGGGTCTTGCACTGCCCAGGCAAACGTCAGTATTGGGTGTTCGGGTTGAAATGGTTGCCCACGGTTGGAGCCAGAAGCCGGAAGTTGCTACTTAGACAATTGCGTCGGGAGCGTATTCGGTGGTGGGCAGGGCCGCAGACAGGCGCCGGTACTGTCGGCTTTCTGCCGCATGCTCCAAAAGGATCGATACGGGAGGCACACGGGCACAGTGCGGCGGTGCAGTATGCAAGTCAACGCCCAGTCGGGGCGCACATGCTGATTCTGCGACTTCAGGGGGGACGGCATTGGGTGGTTGCAGTCAGCGAGGGAAATGTTCTCAGCCAGACGGATTGTTGGGTTGACTCGCAAGAACAGGTGCAGGATATTGAGTCCTCAATCCGCCAGCGATTTATAAATTTGCAGATCGATCAGCACGATTTGCCAGAGTCCGATCTGAGTTCGGCATCAGCTTTGGATTTCCTTCGCAATCCCCGCGCCGACTCCAGAGCAACACTGCGCCGGCTTCGCACGTTCCCCGCAAAGTGGATCTTGCTTCTTGCTCTGGTTACTTTGTGCCTGATCGCATGGGTGAGATGGGCTCCGTCTGTTGATGGGCGTGGCTCGCACCGTGAGAGCGCACACCATCAGTTGCACATACCTCCGAACGAGAAAGCAGTGATTGAGCTAATCACTCCTGCCGATGTGAGCCGAGTTGCGCAGATCTGGAATGGCCTTCCCGTTGATCCACCTGGATGGCTTCTGGAGCGTGTCTTTTGTGACTGGGGACTCCGAACGGTGGATTGCCGTGCCATTTATTCGAGGCAGGCGCCAGGTGTGACGAATCTCCATTTGTCATCAGTTGTCGAGGCTGGTTGGCAAATTGTTCCATCCTCGATCGACAGAACCGAAGCAGTTCGAAGTCTGCCTTACCGGCCACGCCGCCTGAGGCATGATGAACTTTCATCTCAGCCGGTGGAAAAGGAGGCAGGATCCGGATGGCTTACAAGCTTGCAGGATCTTTCTGCATTCACTTATTCAATCGAGCTCAGCCAACCAGTTCCGGTGATCGATCTGATCTCGGCAAATGTAGCGGACGAGCTCGGCTCACATTCCCAAACTGACGGAACGGGGGCGTATGACGGGGATGGCCGGCCTGCCAGTTCTCTGCCTGCACAACGACTTCAACGCCGGATGATTCGGCTGAGCCTGCCTTTGCGTCATCTGTCCAGAGTAGAGAGTCTGCCCGTTCTTGTTCGATGGAAATCCATGCATCTGGAAGTGCTCAGCCCAAGCTTAGAACAGTCCAGAACAACTCGGCTACGTGCCTATCTTGAAGGAGATCTGATTGATGTGTCATAA
- a CDS encoding type 4 pilus major pilin yields MEEQLLECEGEVIRGCVRTRGLASRQVRHESGTGLTSGGKRARKSQRHSPNDQVQEHAVGETRFGLTIPQVRVVMARAIRGRLSARSITEVNRRATVPIVNLFRQRGFSLVEVSIVTALMILIAIIGIPAIQGYVIENKVPRVAEDLQRFIARMKVSGIGAGPAPYLSVSQRTLVNGLRDAAAIHVQSKDQAVVHGLGGAGQAGKGTVSLLPATLPGGVEGSAFKLVLTNVNHAACPALAAVMQRMAVQVKVGGQGPGQEVKNSAAIPAREYDPILADAQCMAGDVNTFEFVIQ; encoded by the coding sequence ATGGAAGAGCAGTTGCTTGAGTGTGAGGGTGAGGTGATTCGGGGTTGCGTCAGAACCCGAGGGCTGGCATCGAGGCAGGTGCGACATGAATCAGGAACCGGTTTGACCAGCGGTGGTAAGCGTGCGAGGAAAAGTCAGAGGCATTCACCAAACGATCAGGTGCAAGAGCATGCAGTAGGGGAAACAAGGTTCGGGTTGACGATTCCGCAAGTCAGAGTAGTCATGGCAAGGGCGATCCGGGGGCGATTGTCAGCCCGGTCGATCACGGAGGTGAATCGGCGAGCCACCGTACCCATTGTCAATCTGTTTCGACAGCGAGGCTTTTCGCTGGTTGAAGTTTCAATTGTCACCGCACTCATGATTCTGATTGCAATCATTGGTATTCCCGCGATTCAGGGGTATGTGATCGAGAACAAGGTGCCAAGAGTCGCAGAAGACTTGCAGCGGTTTATCGCGCGGATGAAAGTGTCTGGGATTGGTGCGGGTCCTGCTCCTTATCTGAGTGTAAGTCAGCGCACGCTGGTCAATGGCCTGCGTGACGCTGCTGCGATCCATGTTCAGTCTAAGGACCAGGCCGTGGTGCATGGGCTCGGCGGTGCGGGTCAGGCAGGCAAAGGTACGGTGTCGTTGCTCCCGGCGACGTTGCCAGGCGGTGTGGAGGGTAGCGCGTTCAAGCTGGTCCTCACGAATGTGAATCATGCAGCGTGCCCGGCACTTGCGGCTGTCATGCAGCGAATGGCGGTTCAGGTCAAGGTCGGCGGCCAAGGGCCTGGACAGGAGGTCAAGAATAGCGCGGCGATTCCGGCTCGAGAATATGACCCGATTCTGGCTGATGCACAGTGCATGGCTGGTGATGTGAATACTTTCGAGTTTGTCATTCAGTAG
- a CDS encoding TcpQ domain-containing protein, giving the protein MTAALAGVLVLSGCSSDKDGSARTLRPPADQFQLIGEPDFDWYLSGDRRVAPLQIFSDQWRVWLQWHPGQPVPSVFVLDAGQWQVAEPRRHGKFSVIDGQWRQLRFQGGMLRADARHGREHFNASRQPQVRERPASAIASSATDTQGARQKFEADLFELQMQDQTIRQALMRWAADHRWHFENGHWAVPVDLPITASARFEGSFISAVRALLAATDIAGRPLQPCFYANRVLRVISANESCDPTAKQIGGQ; this is encoded by the coding sequence ATGACAGCGGCCTTGGCAGGTGTGCTCGTGCTATCCGGTTGCAGTTCGGATAAGGATGGCTCTGCACGTACCCTGCGTCCACCAGCAGACCAGTTTCAACTGATTGGCGAGCCCGATTTCGACTGGTATCTCAGCGGTGATCGCCGGGTTGCCCCATTACAGATTTTCTCGGATCAGTGGCGTGTATGGCTACAGTGGCACCCAGGCCAGCCAGTTCCCTCCGTATTTGTGCTTGATGCCGGTCAGTGGCAAGTCGCTGAACCGCGCAGGCACGGCAAGTTCTCGGTGATTGACGGGCAGTGGCGCCAGCTTCGCTTTCAAGGAGGAATGCTCAGGGCTGATGCCAGACATGGTCGCGAGCATTTCAACGCCAGTCGCCAACCTCAGGTCAGGGAGCGACCTGCTTCAGCGATCGCCAGCTCTGCCACAGATACACAAGGCGCAAGACAGAAATTTGAGGCGGATTTGTTTGAACTGCAGATGCAGGATCAGACTATTCGGCAGGCGCTGATGCGATGGGCGGCAGACCATCGATGGCATTTCGAGAATGGTCACTGGGCTGTCCCGGTTGATTTGCCGATTACAGCTAGCGCCCGTTTTGAAGGGAGTTTCATCTCTGCGGTACGTGCGTTGCTTGCTGCTACCGACATAGCAGGTCGGCCCTTGCAACCGTGCTTCTATGCCAATAGAGTGCTACGCGTGATCTCGGCAAACGAATCCTGCGACCCTACCGCCAAACAGATCGGAGGGCAGTGA
- a CDS encoding CDP-6-deoxy-delta-3,4-glucoseen reductase has product MATFQIKIEPSEHQFSATDDQSVLDAALAAGIVLPYSCRSGACSSCKGKVLSGEYDAGNAPEQVLSADELDAGFTLLCQAMPRSDMVIESREVRMASDIQIRKLPVRVVGIEMPSHDVAVLTLQLPAAETFRYYAGQYVDLLLKDGKRRSFSMATPPEGANQLELHVRHMPGGYFTDHVFGAGATKMKEREILRFEGPLGSFFLRQDNDKPIIFLASGTGFAPIKAIIEQMIAQSNPRPAILYWGGRRPRDLYMSDLASSWQEKLPGFRYIPVISDALPEDGWTGRTGFVHQAVLDDFPDLGSHEVYACGNPAMVEAARHSFDAAGLPEEAFFMDAFTPAADAAQG; this is encoded by the coding sequence ATGGCAACCTTTCAGATCAAGATTGAACCCAGTGAACATCAGTTCAGCGCAACCGATGACCAGAGTGTTCTGGACGCAGCGCTAGCCGCTGGCATAGTTCTACCCTACAGCTGTCGTAGCGGGGCATGTTCGAGCTGCAAAGGCAAGGTCCTTTCTGGTGAGTACGATGCAGGGAATGCGCCAGAGCAGGTTCTGTCGGCTGACGAACTAGACGCTGGCTTCACGCTATTGTGCCAGGCCATGCCGCGCTCGGATATGGTGATCGAGTCCCGGGAGGTCCGGATGGCTTCGGATATTCAGATTCGAAAGTTGCCTGTGCGGGTTGTCGGAATCGAGATGCCATCGCACGACGTGGCAGTGCTCACTTTACAACTGCCGGCAGCAGAGACCTTTAGATACTACGCTGGCCAGTATGTTGACTTGCTGCTCAAGGACGGCAAGCGGCGCAGTTTCTCAATGGCCACGCCGCCTGAGGGCGCCAATCAGCTTGAGTTGCATGTACGCCACATGCCGGGAGGCTATTTTACGGATCATGTGTTTGGTGCTGGAGCTACCAAGATGAAAGAGAGGGAGATCCTGCGCTTTGAAGGGCCTCTCGGGTCGTTTTTTCTGCGTCAGGATAATGACAAACCTATCATCTTCCTGGCTAGCGGGACTGGATTTGCGCCTATCAAGGCAATCATCGAACAGATGATCGCGCAGTCCAATCCCAGGCCTGCGATCCTGTATTGGGGAGGTCGACGTCCCCGTGACCTTTACATGAGCGATCTGGCGAGCAGTTGGCAGGAGAAGCTGCCTGGTTTCCGTTACATTCCAGTCATCTCTGATGCCCTGCCGGAGGACGGCTGGACGGGGCGGACAGGTTTTGTACATCAGGCTGTTCTGGACGATTTTCCTGATCTGGGCAGTCACGAGGTGTATGCTTGCGGCAATCCGGCCATGGTCGAGGCGGCTCGCCACAGTTTTGATGCTGCAGGACTGCCGGAAGAGGCATTTTTTATGGATGCTTTTACGCCAGCAGCTGATGCAGCACAAGGCTGA